In a single window of the Luteibacter rhizovicinus DSM 16549 genome:
- a CDS encoding DUF4142 domain-containing protein, giving the protein MHRTLPRILATALLAAALPMAALAQHTDSKGGTPTDAGFVTNASGAGLAEIEAAKLADTNAGSDKVKTFAHQIIADHTKAGEELKTLAAGDRGYATAESPPPANQKDIDALKMLNGAAFDKEFAKVMVADHQKAVAIFEVEVEKGSNKDLQAFAKKTLPTLKEHLKMARALNTGK; this is encoded by the coding sequence ATGCACCGCACCTTACCCCGCATCCTCGCCACAGCCTTGCTCGCCGCCGCCCTGCCCATGGCTGCCCTGGCCCAGCACACCGATTCCAAGGGTGGCACGCCGACCGACGCCGGCTTCGTCACCAACGCCAGTGGTGCCGGTCTCGCCGAGATCGAAGCCGCGAAGCTCGCCGACACCAACGCCGGTTCGGACAAGGTGAAGACCTTCGCCCACCAGATCATCGCGGATCACACCAAGGCGGGCGAGGAACTGAAGACGCTTGCCGCAGGCGACCGTGGTTACGCCACGGCCGAATCGCCGCCGCCGGCGAACCAGAAGGACATCGACGCGCTGAAGATGCTCAACGGTGCGGCGTTCGACAAGGAGTTCGCGAAGGTGATGGTGGCCGATCACCAGAAGGCCGTGGCGATCTTCGAAGTCGAAGTGGAGAAGGGTTCGAACAAGGATCTTCAGGCGTTTGCGAAGAAGACCCTGCCTACCCTTAAGGAGCATCTGAAGATGGCTCGGGCGTTGAATACCGGGAAGTAG
- a CDS encoding TIGR03067 domain-containing protein: MSELENLQGNWIQTRFEENGVIDPPDAHGGNGAITTIKDDTFAVNLPNGELLLAGHFILDPSTTPRSITWIDSMGDDAGKLLPASYVLEGDSFVFIAGDEGMPRPVEFVTSPGLTLRGFVRCHAG, from the coding sequence ATGAGCGAACTAGAAAACCTCCAGGGCAACTGGATCCAGACCCGCTTCGAAGAAAACGGCGTCATCGATCCACCGGACGCCCACGGCGGCAACGGCGCGATCACGACGATCAAAGACGACACCTTCGCCGTCAACCTGCCAAACGGTGAGCTCCTGCTTGCCGGGCATTTCATCCTCGACCCGAGCACCACGCCGCGTTCGATCACCTGGATCGACAGCATGGGCGACGACGCCGGCAAGTTGCTGCCGGCGAGCTATGTGCTGGAAGGCGATTCGTTCGTCTTCATCGCGGGGGATGAAGGCATGCCGCGGCCGGTCGAATTCGTGACGTCACCCGGGTTGACGTTGCGTGGATTCGTTCGGTGTCACGCGGGTTGA
- a CDS encoding sugar ABC transporter permease — translation MQSQQIQQLFVRYKILALLIAVAIIWVFFHIKTDAAFVTPGNLSNLFRQMAITGMLACGMVFVIIAGEIDLSIGSQLGLLGGVVAILTVNQGWGTWPSIGAVLVLGLLIGGLNGYIVTKLRVPSFIVGLGGMLAFRGIVLYITGSSTIAPAPDNLITIGQGFVPPGVSVWIGGLIFLAMVALTARRRVRRGKLGLQQAALWVDIAKMVAVGAFIFGFVRMLNDANGIPIPVMILLGLLAVFTYVSTQTVFGRHIYAVGGNMEATRLSGVNVARVKLVVFAIMGLMCAFAGIITVARTGSGSPSAGTGGELDAISACFIGGTSMRGGSGTVYGALIGALVMASLDNGMQLMDVDNSWQMIIKGVILVLAVWVDVLSGSNRNG, via the coding sequence ATGCAGTCGCAGCAAATCCAGCAACTGTTCGTCCGTTACAAGATCCTCGCGCTGCTCATCGCGGTCGCGATCATCTGGGTGTTCTTCCACATCAAGACCGATGCGGCCTTCGTCACGCCGGGTAATCTGTCCAATCTGTTCCGGCAGATGGCGATCACCGGCATGCTTGCCTGCGGCATGGTCTTCGTCATCATCGCCGGCGAAATCGATCTGTCGATCGGCTCGCAGCTCGGCCTGCTCGGTGGCGTGGTCGCGATCCTCACGGTCAACCAGGGTTGGGGAACCTGGCCGTCGATCGGTGCCGTGCTGGTCCTCGGCCTGCTGATCGGCGGACTGAACGGTTACATCGTCACCAAGCTGCGCGTGCCCTCGTTCATCGTCGGCCTCGGCGGCATGCTCGCCTTCCGCGGCATCGTGCTCTACATCACGGGCAGCTCCACCATCGCTCCCGCGCCGGACAACCTCATCACGATCGGCCAGGGCTTCGTGCCGCCCGGCGTGTCAGTGTGGATCGGCGGCCTTATCTTCCTGGCCATGGTCGCCTTGACCGCGCGACGTCGCGTGCGCCGCGGGAAGCTCGGTCTGCAGCAGGCCGCGTTGTGGGTCGATATCGCGAAGATGGTGGCGGTCGGTGCCTTCATCTTCGGCTTCGTGCGCATGCTCAACGACGCTAATGGCATCCCCATCCCGGTGATGATCCTGCTCGGTCTGCTCGCCGTATTCACCTACGTGTCCACCCAGACGGTGTTCGGCCGGCACATTTACGCCGTCGGCGGCAACATGGAAGCCACGCGCCTTTCCGGCGTCAACGTGGCACGCGTCAAGCTTGTCGTGTTCGCCATCATGGGTCTCATGTGCGCCTTCGCCGGCATCATCACCGTAGCGCGCACCGGTTCGGGTTCCCCGTCCGCCGGTACGGGCGGCGAGCTGGACGCGATCTCGGCCTGCTTCATCGGTGGCACGTCCATGCGCGGTGGTTCGGGCACGGTCTACGGTGCTCTGATCGGCGCCCTGGTCATGGCCAGCCTCGACAATGGCATGCAGCTGATGGACGTCGACAACTCCTGGCAGATGATCATCAAGGGCGTGATCCTCGTCCTCGCCGTCTGGGTCGACGTGCTCTCCGGCTCCAACCGCAATGGCTGA
- a CDS encoding xylose ABC transporter ATP-binding protein, which produces MSEYLFEMRQIVKEFSGVRALNGIDLAVRPGECVGLCGENGAGKSTLMKVLSGVYPYGTWEGEILFDGKPLRAHSVRDSEDAGIVIIHQELMLVPQLSVAENIFLGNEIRKFGGVMDFDAMYAKADALLARLKLKDVNVAAPVMNYGGGYQQLFEIAKALAKNARLLILDEPSSSLTSSETDTLLSIIEDLKKEGVACVYISHKLEEVARVCDTVTVIRDGKHIVTKPMSEMTTHSIITAMVGRDIENLFPKVEHDIGEVIFEAKHVTCWDVANPNRKRVDDISFKVRRGEILGIAGLVGAGRTELVSAIFGAYPGRSEAELVLEGKPIKIKSPEQAIKAGLSLVPEDRKRQGIVPLLGVGDNITLATLSHYAHAGQIDRQAELQVVEAEIKRLRVKTASPELAIMGLSGGNQQKAVLTKMLLPGPKVLILDEPTRGVDVGSKYDIYKLMFELASKGVAIIMVSSEMPEVLGVSDRVLVVGEGKLRGDFKNVGLTQEQVLAAAISHAAEGPAHAA; this is translated from the coding sequence GTGAGCGAATACCTGTTCGAGATGCGGCAGATCGTCAAGGAATTTTCCGGCGTGCGCGCGCTCAATGGCATCGACCTGGCGGTTCGGCCAGGCGAATGCGTCGGCCTGTGCGGCGAAAACGGCGCCGGCAAGTCGACCCTGATGAAAGTCCTGTCCGGTGTGTATCCCTATGGCACCTGGGAAGGCGAGATTCTTTTCGACGGCAAGCCCCTGCGCGCGCATTCGGTGCGCGACAGCGAGGATGCCGGCATCGTCATCATCCATCAGGAGCTGATGCTGGTTCCGCAGCTCTCCGTGGCCGAGAATATTTTCCTCGGCAACGAGATCCGCAAGTTCGGCGGCGTGATGGACTTCGACGCGATGTATGCGAAGGCCGATGCCCTGCTTGCCCGGCTCAAGCTCAAGGACGTCAACGTCGCGGCACCTGTGATGAACTATGGCGGCGGCTATCAGCAGCTGTTCGAGATCGCCAAGGCCCTGGCCAAGAACGCGCGCCTGTTGATCCTCGACGAGCCTTCCTCCTCGCTGACTTCCTCCGAGACCGACACCCTGCTGTCGATCATCGAGGACCTCAAGAAAGAGGGCGTGGCTTGCGTGTACATCTCGCACAAGCTCGAGGAAGTGGCGCGCGTGTGCGACACGGTGACCGTGATCCGCGACGGCAAGCACATCGTCACCAAGCCGATGAGCGAGATGACCACGCATTCGATCATCACCGCGATGGTCGGCCGCGATATCGAGAACCTGTTCCCGAAGGTGGAGCACGACATCGGTGAGGTGATCTTCGAAGCGAAGCACGTCACCTGCTGGGACGTGGCCAATCCGAACCGCAAGCGCGTCGACGACATTTCCTTTAAAGTGCGTCGCGGCGAGATCCTCGGCATCGCAGGGCTCGTGGGTGCGGGACGCACCGAGCTGGTCTCGGCGATCTTCGGTGCCTACCCGGGTCGTTCCGAAGCCGAGCTGGTCCTCGAAGGCAAGCCGATCAAGATCAAGAGCCCCGAGCAGGCGATCAAGGCCGGCCTGTCGCTGGTGCCGGAAGATCGCAAGCGCCAGGGGATCGTTCCCCTCCTGGGCGTGGGCGACAACATCACCCTGGCCACCTTGTCGCATTATGCGCACGCGGGCCAGATCGATCGTCAGGCCGAGCTGCAAGTGGTCGAAGCCGAGATCAAGCGCCTGCGTGTCAAGACGGCCAGCCCGGAGCTGGCCATCATGGGCCTGTCCGGAGGCAACCAGCAGAAGGCCGTGCTGACCAAGATGCTGCTGCCCGGTCCCAAGGTGCTGATCCTCGACGAACCCACCCGTGGCGTCGACGTCGGCTCCAAGTACGACATCTACAAGCTGATGTTCGAGCTGGCCTCCAAGGGCGTCGCGATCATCATGGTCTCTTCGGAAATGCCCGAAGTGCTCGGCGTGAGCGATCGCGTTCTCGTCGTCGGCGAAGGTAAGCTGCGCGGTGACTTCAAGAACGTCGGGCTGACGCAGGAGCAGGTGCTTGCCGCCGCCATCTCGCATGCCGCCGAAGGCCCGGCGCACGCGGCCTGA
- the xylF gene encoding D-xylose ABC transporter substrate-binding protein, translated as MKQKALHTVLAVSMIAAGVFAAPQAHASKEKPVIGFSIDDLRVERWTKDRDYFKAAVEAKGGTVSVQSADANEQKQIQQIENLISRKVDVIVIVPFNAKTLTTVVAEAKKAGIKVISYDRLILNADVDAYISFDNDKVGQMQAQGVVNAAPKGNYFLLGGAPTDNNAKILREGQMKVLKPLVDKGDIKIVGQQWTNEWLASNAQSIIENALTANKNNIQGIVASNDGTAGGAIAALNGQKLAGKVAVSGQDADLAAIKRIKAGTQTMTVYKPIKTIATDAANLAIDLAQGTAPQFTSKMNNGKGDINTILLTPTLLTKQNVDLVVKDGFYTQAQVGP; from the coding sequence ATGAAGCAGAAGGCTCTACACACGGTGCTGGCCGTATCGATGATCGCCGCAGGCGTTTTCGCCGCTCCGCAGGCGCATGCAAGCAAGGAAAAGCCGGTCATCGGTTTCTCCATCGACGATCTTCGCGTCGAGCGCTGGACGAAGGACCGCGACTACTTCAAGGCTGCCGTCGAAGCCAAGGGTGGCACCGTCTCGGTGCAGTCCGCCGACGCCAACGAGCAGAAGCAGATCCAGCAGATTGAGAACCTGATCTCGCGCAAGGTCGACGTCATCGTCATCGTGCCGTTCAATGCCAAGACGCTCACCACCGTGGTCGCCGAAGCGAAGAAGGCCGGTATCAAGGTGATCTCGTATGACCGCCTGATCCTCAACGCCGATGTCGACGCGTACATCTCGTTCGACAACGACAAGGTCGGCCAGATGCAGGCCCAGGGCGTGGTCAATGCCGCACCGAAGGGTAACTACTTCCTGCTCGGCGGCGCGCCGACCGATAACAACGCGAAGATCCTTCGCGAAGGCCAGATGAAGGTTCTCAAGCCGCTGGTCGACAAGGGCGACATCAAGATCGTCGGCCAGCAGTGGACGAACGAGTGGCTTGCCTCGAACGCCCAGTCGATCATCGAGAACGCGCTGACCGCGAACAAGAACAACATCCAGGGCATCGTCGCCTCGAATGACGGCACCGCCGGTGGCGCCATCGCTGCCCTGAACGGCCAGAAGCTGGCCGGCAAGGTCGCCGTGTCGGGCCAGGATGCCGATCTCGCCGCGATCAAGCGCATCAAGGCCGGTACGCAGACCATGACGGTCTACAAGCCGATCAAGACGATCGCCACGGACGCCGCGAACCTGGCCATCGACCTTGCCCAGGGCACCGCGCCGCAGTTCACCTCCAAGATGAACAACGGCAAGGGTGACATCAATACCATCCTGCTCACCCCGACCCTGCTGACCAAGCAGAACGTCGACCTCGTGGTGAAGGACGGTTTCTACACCCAGGCCCAGGTCGGCCCGTAA
- the xylB gene encoding xylulokinase: protein MEASERMYLGIDLGTSSVKAVLVDDAGEVRASAGSPLEVSHPRPRWSEQDPATWWSATEAAVAEVLKGTDARRVAAIGLSGQMHGATLLDASDSILRPAILWNDGRSDVECAELEKVPGFREITGNLAMPGFTAPKLAWVRKHEPEVFSRIAKVLLPKDYLRLLLTGEYMTDASDAAGTLWLDVAKRQWSDAMLAATGLDRSHMPQVFEGSQPAGRLRKELADRWGMDTVPVAAGGGDNAAGAVGVGIVRDGQAMLSLGTSGVYFAVSDGFRSSPEQAVHSFCHALPDTWHLMSVMLNAASCLDFTARLTGQKDVPALLAEAEARGLKPDGPMFLPYLTGERTPHNDAHARGSFTGLGPETDRADLANATLEGVGLGLLDGLLAVESTGLVAEEITVIGGGSRSAYWIRMLADILGKRLVLRSGGEVGPALGAARLAHLAVDPRATLEEVCPMPAVTATYEPDAARHAYFLQTRHPLFRRTYEQLKSLTTDAVRGDDFRPS, encoded by the coding sequence ATGGAAGCTTCGGAACGCATGTACCTCGGTATCGACCTCGGCACCTCCTCGGTCAAGGCCGTGCTCGTCGACGACGCGGGAGAGGTGCGCGCCAGCGCCGGCAGCCCGCTCGAGGTATCCCATCCCAGGCCGCGTTGGTCCGAGCAGGACCCGGCGACCTGGTGGTCGGCGACCGAGGCCGCCGTTGCGGAAGTTCTCAAAGGGACCGATGCCCGCCGTGTGGCGGCCATCGGCCTTTCAGGGCAGATGCACGGCGCCACCCTGCTCGATGCGTCCGACAGCATCCTGCGGCCGGCCATTCTCTGGAATGACGGTCGCTCGGACGTCGAATGCGCCGAACTGGAAAAGGTCCCCGGTTTTCGCGAGATCACCGGCAACCTGGCCATGCCGGGTTTCACCGCGCCCAAGCTGGCCTGGGTGCGCAAGCACGAGCCCGAGGTATTCAGCCGCATCGCCAAGGTCCTGCTGCCGAAGGATTACCTGCGCCTGCTGCTCACCGGCGAGTACATGACCGATGCGTCCGATGCGGCCGGTACGCTCTGGCTGGACGTCGCGAAACGTCAGTGGAGCGACGCCATGCTGGCCGCCACGGGGCTGGACCGTTCGCACATGCCGCAGGTGTTCGAGGGCAGCCAGCCCGCGGGCCGGCTGCGCAAGGAACTGGCCGATCGCTGGGGCATGGACACGGTGCCGGTGGCGGCCGGGGGCGGTGACAATGCCGCGGGTGCCGTCGGTGTCGGCATCGTCCGTGACGGCCAGGCCATGCTTTCGCTGGGCACCTCGGGCGTGTACTTCGCGGTGTCCGACGGCTTCCGTTCCAGCCCGGAGCAGGCCGTGCACAGTTTCTGCCACGCCTTGCCCGATACCTGGCACCTCATGTCGGTCATGCTCAACGCCGCCAGCTGCCTGGACTTCACGGCACGCCTGACCGGCCAGAAAGACGTACCGGCCCTGCTCGCCGAAGCGGAAGCGCGTGGCCTCAAGCCCGATGGCCCGATGTTCCTGCCTTACCTCACGGGTGAGCGCACGCCGCATAACGACGCCCATGCCCGCGGTTCCTTTACCGGACTGGGCCCCGAGACCGATCGTGCCGATCTGGCCAACGCCACGCTCGAAGGTGTCGGACTGGGTCTGCTGGACGGCCTGCTCGCGGTGGAATCCACCGGCCTGGTCGCCGAGGAGATCACGGTCATCGGCGGCGGCTCACGCAGTGCGTACTGGATTCGCATGCTGGCCGACATCCTGGGCAAGCGACTGGTCCTGCGCAGCGGTGGCGAGGTCGGCCCGGCACTCGGTGCGGCCCGCCTGGCCCATCTCGCGGTGGATCCGCGGGCCACGCTGGAGGAGGTCTGCCCGATGCCTGCGGTGACGGCGACGTACGAGCCCGATGCAGCGCGTCATGCTTATTTTCTGCAAACGCGCCACCCTCTGTTCCGCCGTACCTACGAACAGTTGAAGTCCCTGACTACCGACGCCGTTCGCGGCGACGATTTCCGCCCTTCCTGA
- the xylA gene encoding xylose isomerase, which produces MSYFSNIPKIAFEGAGSDNPLAFHHYDAKKQVLGKSMAEHLRLAVCYWHTFVWPGSDVFGAGTFDRPWHTAGDPMEKAREKADAAFDFFSRLGTPFYTFHDTDVAPEGANLAEYKNNFAAMVDVLEKKQAETGVKLLWGTANVFSNPRYAAGAATNPQPEVFAYAATQVRHAMEATHRLGGANYVLWGGREGYETLLNTDLKRERNQLGRFFQMVVEHKHKLGFKGTILIEPKPQEPTKHQYDYDSATVYGFLKDFGLENEVKTNLEANHATLAGHSFQHEVATSIALGLFGSIDANRGDPQNGWDTDQFPNSVEELTLVTYEILKAGGFTTGGYNFDTKVRRQSSAPEDLFHGHIGAIDALALSLERAAKMIERDALADFKAKRYAGWDAEFGSKILQGGFTLASLADEALSRDIHPKHVSGGQELLENIVNRYIYG; this is translated from the coding sequence ATGTCGTACTTTTCCAACATCCCCAAGATCGCCTTCGAAGGCGCCGGCTCGGACAACCCGCTGGCGTTCCACCACTACGACGCCAAGAAGCAGGTCCTCGGCAAGAGCATGGCCGAGCACCTCCGTCTGGCGGTGTGCTACTGGCACACCTTCGTCTGGCCGGGCTCGGACGTGTTCGGCGCCGGTACCTTCGACCGCCCCTGGCACACCGCCGGCGACCCGATGGAAAAGGCCCGCGAGAAAGCCGATGCGGCGTTCGATTTCTTCAGCCGCCTGGGTACCCCGTTCTACACCTTCCATGACACCGACGTGGCTCCGGAAGGCGCCAACCTCGCCGAGTACAAGAACAACTTCGCCGCGATGGTCGACGTGCTCGAGAAGAAGCAGGCCGAGACCGGCGTGAAGCTGCTCTGGGGCACGGCCAACGTGTTCAGTAACCCGCGTTATGCCGCCGGTGCCGCGACCAACCCGCAGCCGGAAGTGTTCGCCTACGCGGCGACCCAGGTGCGTCACGCCATGGAAGCCACGCATCGCCTTGGCGGCGCCAACTACGTGCTGTGGGGTGGCCGCGAAGGCTACGAAACCCTGCTCAACACCGACCTCAAGCGTGAGCGCAACCAGCTCGGCCGCTTCTTCCAGATGGTGGTGGAGCACAAGCACAAGCTCGGCTTCAAGGGCACGATCCTGATCGAGCCGAAGCCGCAGGAGCCGACCAAGCACCAGTACGATTACGACAGCGCCACGGTCTACGGCTTCCTGAAGGACTTCGGCCTGGAGAACGAGGTCAAGACCAACCTCGAAGCCAACCACGCCACGCTGGCCGGACATTCGTTCCAGCACGAGGTCGCCACCTCGATCGCCCTGGGCCTGTTCGGCTCGATCGACGCCAACCGCGGCGATCCGCAGAACGGCTGGGATACCGACCAGTTCCCGAACAGCGTCGAAGAGCTGACCCTGGTCACCTACGAGATCCTCAAGGCCGGCGGCTTCACCACGGGCGGCTACAACTTCGACACCAAGGTTCGCCGCCAGAGCAGCGCGCCGGAAGATCTCTTCCACGGTCACATCGGTGCGATCGACGCGCTGGCGCTGAGCCTGGAACGCGCCGCGAAAATGATCGAGCGCGATGCCCTGGCCGACTTCAAGGCCAAGCGTTACGCCGGCTGGGACGCGGAGTTCGGCAGCAAGATTCTGCAGGGCGGCTTCACGCTGGCTTCGCTGGCCGACGAGGCACTCTCCCGTGACATCCATCCGAAGCACGTGTCGGGTGGCCAGGAGTTGCTCGAGAACATCGTCAACCGCTATATCTATGGGTGA
- a CDS encoding XylR family transcriptional regulator has protein sequence MAPHRIALLFNANKVYDRQVIAGIGHYLNSTRVEWDLFMEEDFRSRMRDIGQFRGDGVIADFDDPEAHETLVDLHIPVVAVGGSYHDPANYPDEVPYIATDNARLIRLAYDHLIEQGLTRFAFYGLPPHPTSRWAHEREHAFRAIVAEESVEGLVYQGSPTSAGGWGQAVEELVTWLAELPKPIGIVAVTDARARQLLQACVMGGIAVPEQIAIVGIDNDPMAQLLTRIPLTSVIQGAEEMGRTAAHLLHQMLRGMDCAGTRVLVPPVGINVQASSKFHPIRSPHVMRASHYIRQYGCLGIKTEQVADYVGVSRTVLEEHFKRELKQTVHQVILTHKLDTACDLIANSDVPLADIALRCGFTSLQYMYAVFRREYDCTPRQYLDLHRKTAAT, from the coding sequence ATGGCACCCCATCGCATCGCCCTTCTGTTCAACGCGAACAAGGTTTATGACCGCCAGGTCATCGCCGGCATTGGGCATTACCTCAACAGCACGCGCGTCGAGTGGGATCTCTTCATGGAAGAGGATTTCCGCAGCCGCATGCGTGACATCGGCCAGTTCCGCGGCGACGGCGTCATCGCCGACTTCGACGACCCGGAAGCCCATGAAACGCTGGTCGACCTGCACATCCCGGTCGTCGCCGTCGGCGGGTCCTACCACGATCCGGCGAACTACCCGGACGAAGTGCCGTATATCGCCACCGACAACGCCCGGCTGATCCGCCTCGCCTACGATCACCTGATCGAACAGGGCCTCACCCGCTTCGCCTTCTACGGCCTGCCGCCGCACCCGACCAGCCGCTGGGCGCATGAACGCGAACACGCCTTCCGCGCCATCGTGGCGGAAGAATCGGTCGAGGGGCTGGTTTACCAGGGCTCACCGACCAGTGCCGGCGGCTGGGGCCAGGCCGTCGAGGAACTGGTCACCTGGCTGGCCGAGCTACCCAAGCCGATCGGCATCGTCGCCGTCACCGACGCGCGCGCCCGTCAGTTGCTGCAGGCGTGTGTGATGGGCGGCATCGCCGTGCCGGAGCAGATCGCCATCGTCGGCATCGACAACGACCCCATGGCCCAGTTGCTCACGCGCATCCCGCTCACCTCGGTGATTCAGGGTGCGGAAGAAATGGGTCGCACGGCCGCCCATCTGCTGCACCAGATGCTGCGGGGGATGGACTGCGCCGGTACGCGCGTCCTGGTCCCGCCGGTGGGCATCAACGTGCAAGCGTCGAGCAAGTTCCACCCGATACGCAGCCCGCACGTCATGCGCGCCAGCCATTACATCCGCCAGTACGGTTGTCTCGGCATCAAGACCGAACAAGTCGCCGACTACGTCGGTGTATCGCGCACGGTGCTCGAAGAACACTTCAAGCGTGAGCTCAAGCAAACCGTGCATCAGGTGATCCTCACCCACAAGCTCGATACCGCCTGCGACCTCATCGCGAATTCGGATGTACCACTGGCCGATATCGCGCTGCGCTGTGGTTTCACTTCGTTGCAATACATGTATGCGGTATTCCGGCGCGAGTACGACTGTACGCCGCGCCAATACCTCGACCTCCATCGCAAGACGGCGGCAACCTGA
- a CDS encoding aldose epimerase family protein, with the protein MPVSNATAWGQLPDGRPLHRWTLRNASDAQIDITDLGSTLLSWQSPDRQGRRGDVLLGHATAQQYLDSNAYMGAIVGRWANRIRGGRFRLDGIDYKVDRNDGGNHLHGGQDGFHLQRWDVEADGESLVMRLVSPEGDGGFPGEVHVELRCRFDDDGTLDLQYEATSDAPTPLSLTAHPYFNLNDRRPDIRDHVIRIDADEFLAIDAGAIPVGRQHVAGTAFDFRDAAPIGSRLHWPDPQLRLVGGFDHCYIARGPTGSSLRTVAMVAEPSSGRRLTIETDRPGLQFYSGQKLTGQPSRDAEPYGPFAGFALETQAFPDQINSPESEGAILRPGVTWRQHTRYRVDTA; encoded by the coding sequence ATGCCCGTATCCAATGCCACCGCCTGGGGACAGCTTCCCGACGGCCGACCGCTCCACCGCTGGACCCTGCGCAACGCGAGCGATGCGCAGATCGACATCACCGATCTCGGCAGCACCCTGCTCTCCTGGCAATCGCCCGATCGCCAGGGCCGCAGGGGCGATGTGTTGCTCGGCCATGCCACCGCGCAGCAATACCTCGACTCGAATGCGTACATGGGCGCCATCGTCGGCCGCTGGGCCAACCGCATACGTGGGGGCCGTTTCCGCCTCGACGGCATCGACTACAAGGTGGACCGCAACGATGGCGGCAACCATCTGCATGGCGGCCAGGACGGCTTTCACCTGCAGCGCTGGGACGTGGAGGCGGACGGTGAATCGCTGGTGATGCGGCTGGTCTCGCCCGAAGGCGACGGTGGCTTTCCCGGCGAAGTGCACGTGGAGCTCCGCTGTCGTTTCGACGACGACGGCACGCTGGACCTGCAGTACGAGGCGACCTCGGATGCGCCGACGCCGCTGAGCCTCACCGCCCACCCCTATTTCAATCTCAATGACCGCCGTCCGGATATCCGCGACCACGTCATCCGGATCGATGCGGACGAGTTCCTCGCCATCGACGCGGGCGCGATCCCCGTCGGCCGACAACATGTGGCGGGCACGGCGTTCGACTTCCGCGACGCCGCACCGATCGGCTCGCGCCTGCACTGGCCTGACCCGCAGCTGCGCCTGGTCGGCGGTTTCGACCACTGCTACATCGCGCGCGGGCCGACCGGCTCGTCGCTGAGAACCGTGGCGATGGTGGCCGAGCCGTCCAGCGGCCGTCGCCTGACCATTGAGACGGACCGTCCAGGCCTGCAGTTTTACAGCGGGCAGAAGCTCACCGGCCAGCCCAGCCGCGACGCGGAGCCGTATGGACCGTTCGCCGGCTTCGCCCTGGAAACCCAGGCCTTTCCGGACCAGATCAACAGTCCCGAGTCCGAGGGCGCGATCCTCCGGCCCGGCGTGACCTGGCGCCAGCACACGCGGTACCGGGTCGATACAGCCTGA